One part of the Lotus japonicus ecotype B-129 chromosome 2, LjGifu_v1.2 genome encodes these proteins:
- the LOC130737810 gene encoding dol-P-Man:Man(7)GlcNAc(2)-PP-Dol alpha-1,6-mannosyltransferase-like isoform X3, with translation MASNSNSNSNSKSYGYDLLLGSIAAFYTITVPYTKVEESFNVQAMHDVLYHRFNLGNYDHLEFPGVVPRTFIGAFLVSLVAAPFAFTASLLHLPKFYALLTVRMALGCIILYTLRFFRHQIRSKFGHQVEAFFVILTSVQFHFLFYCTRPLPNILALGLVNVMVLYFLLIYFVMNLAYGYWFEGRFYAALNSLIFATAVFRCDMLLLLGPLGLQLLLTKKVSVWGALKHCTGMAFFCIGLTILVDSIMWKRLLWPEFEVFWFNSVLNKSSEWGTHAFHWYFTSALPRSLLAACPLSLFGLFVDRRVRSFTFPVLAFILLYSKLPHKELRFIISSVPILNLSASIACNRIYNNKKKMIWNLLFLIMVGLLLMSLGGTITTFMASYWNYPSGHALKKMHGIGLHNDTVEKWVHIDTFSAMNGISRFCENDFPWRYSKEEQIILQEFHLRNFSFLINEHPTVNGFKCIFTEDGFSRVRYKFGFPPILLVKEPKVYVHGNLENKDVVSRSWPGCP, from the exons ATGGCttccaattccaattccaattccaattccaaATCATACGGTTACGATTTGCTATTGGGATCAATCGCTGCTTTCTACACTATCACGGTGCCCTACACCAAAGTCGAAGAGAGTTTCAACGTTCAg GCAATGCATGATGTCCTTTATCACCGGTTTAACTTAGGCAAT TATGATCATCTTGAATTTCCTGGTGTGGTTCCTCGCACTTTCATTG GTGCTTTTCTTGTGTCACTTGTCGCAGCTCCGTTTGCGTTTACTGCAAGTTTGCTTCACTTGCCAAAGTTTTACGCTCTTCTCACAG TTCGGATGGCCCTAGGGTGCATCATACTATATACACTAAGATTCTTTCGTCATCAG ATAAGGAGCAAATTTGGGCATCAAGTAGAAGCCTTCTTTGTGATACTAACTTCCGTTCagtttcattttctgttttatTGTACTCGTCCGCTTCCTAACATTCTTGCTTTGGGTTTAG TCAACGTCATGGTGCTGTACTTTCTCTTGATTTATTTTGTAATGAATTTGGCATATGGATACTGGTTTGAGGGGCGCTTTTATGCAGCTCTAAACTCTCTG ATTTTTGCTACAGCTGTGTTCAGATGTGACATGCTATTACTTCTTGGTCCCCTCGGGCTACAACTTCTTCTG ACAAAAAAAGTTTCAGTATGGGGTGCTCTAAAACATTGCACTGGCATGGCCTTCTTCTGCATAG GTCTAACCATATTGGTTGATTCAATTATGTGGAAAAGGTTATTGTGGCCTGAATTTGAAGTCTTTTGGTTTAACTCTGTACTGAACAAGAGTTCTGAATGGGGA ACACATGCTTTCCATTGGTATTTCACCTCGGCACTTCCTCGTTCATTGCTTGCTGCATGCCCTCTTTCCCTG TTTGGCCTCTTTGTAGACAGAAGGGTTCGGTCTTTCACTTTCCCTGTTCTTGCCTTCATTTTGCTTTATTCTAAGCTTCCCCACAAG GAGCTTCGTTTTATTATAAGTTCAGTTCCAATACTTAACTTGTCTGCTTCAATTGCATGTAACAGAAT tTACAACAATAAGAAAAAGATGATTTGGAATTTGCTTTTCCTTATCATGGTGGGATTACTTCTTATGAG TCTTGGAGGCACCATCACAACTTTCATGGCATCATACTGGAACTATCCTAGTGGTCATGCCTTAAAAAAAATGCATGGTATTG GTCTTCACAATGATACAGTTGAAAAATGGGTTCACATTGATACGTTTTCAGCCATGAATGGGATATCTCGCTTTTGTGAAAATGATTTCCCATGGAG GTATTCTAAAGAAGAACAAATTATCTTGCAAGAATTTCACCTGagaaatttttcttttcttataaa TGAACATCCTACGGTCAATGGATTCAAATGCATATTTACTGAAGATGGGTTCTCAAGAGTTCGCTATAAGTTTGGCTTTCCGCCTATTTTACTG GTTAAAGAACCCAAAGTGTATGTCCatggaaatttagaaaacaaGGATGTTGTCAGCAGAAGTTGGCCTGGCTGCCCATAA
- the LOC130737810 gene encoding dol-P-Man:Man(7)GlcNAc(2)-PP-Dol alpha-1,6-mannosyltransferase-like isoform X1, which produces MASNSNSNSNSKSYGYDLLLGSIAAFYTITVPYTKVEESFNVQAMHDVLYHRFNLGNYDHLEFPGVVPRTFIGAFLVSLVAAPFAFTASLLHLPKFYALLTVRMALGCIILYTLRFFRHQIRSKFGHQVEAFFVILTSVQFHFLFYCTRPLPNILALGLVNVMVLYFLLIYFVMNLAYGYWFEGRFYAALNSLIFATAVFRCDMLLLLGPLGLQLLLTKKVSVWGALKHCTGMAFFCIGLTILVDSIMWKRLLWPEFEVFWFNSVLNKSSEWGTHAFHWYFTSALPRSLLAACPLSLFGLFVDRRVRSFTFPVLAFILLYSKLPHKELRFIISSVPILNLSASIACNRIYNNKKKMIWNLLFLIMVGLLLMSLGGTITTFMASYWNYPSGHALKKMHGIGLHNDTVEKWVHIDTFSAMNGISRFCENDFPWRYSKEEQIILQEFHLRNFSFLINEHPTVNGFKCIFTEDGFSRVRYKFGFPPILLNQICCTSQAPSHSTHTTRIQPLLLPTTSTPKEKKGETFKREEDLNLQPRMAPRI; this is translated from the exons ATGGCttccaattccaattccaattccaattccaaATCATACGGTTACGATTTGCTATTGGGATCAATCGCTGCTTTCTACACTATCACGGTGCCCTACACCAAAGTCGAAGAGAGTTTCAACGTTCAg GCAATGCATGATGTCCTTTATCACCGGTTTAACTTAGGCAAT TATGATCATCTTGAATTTCCTGGTGTGGTTCCTCGCACTTTCATTG GTGCTTTTCTTGTGTCACTTGTCGCAGCTCCGTTTGCGTTTACTGCAAGTTTGCTTCACTTGCCAAAGTTTTACGCTCTTCTCACAG TTCGGATGGCCCTAGGGTGCATCATACTATATACACTAAGATTCTTTCGTCATCAG ATAAGGAGCAAATTTGGGCATCAAGTAGAAGCCTTCTTTGTGATACTAACTTCCGTTCagtttcattttctgttttatTGTACTCGTCCGCTTCCTAACATTCTTGCTTTGGGTTTAG TCAACGTCATGGTGCTGTACTTTCTCTTGATTTATTTTGTAATGAATTTGGCATATGGATACTGGTTTGAGGGGCGCTTTTATGCAGCTCTAAACTCTCTG ATTTTTGCTACAGCTGTGTTCAGATGTGACATGCTATTACTTCTTGGTCCCCTCGGGCTACAACTTCTTCTG ACAAAAAAAGTTTCAGTATGGGGTGCTCTAAAACATTGCACTGGCATGGCCTTCTTCTGCATAG GTCTAACCATATTGGTTGATTCAATTATGTGGAAAAGGTTATTGTGGCCTGAATTTGAAGTCTTTTGGTTTAACTCTGTACTGAACAAGAGTTCTGAATGGGGA ACACATGCTTTCCATTGGTATTTCACCTCGGCACTTCCTCGTTCATTGCTTGCTGCATGCCCTCTTTCCCTG TTTGGCCTCTTTGTAGACAGAAGGGTTCGGTCTTTCACTTTCCCTGTTCTTGCCTTCATTTTGCTTTATTCTAAGCTTCCCCACAAG GAGCTTCGTTTTATTATAAGTTCAGTTCCAATACTTAACTTGTCTGCTTCAATTGCATGTAACAGAAT tTACAACAATAAGAAAAAGATGATTTGGAATTTGCTTTTCCTTATCATGGTGGGATTACTTCTTATGAG TCTTGGAGGCACCATCACAACTTTCATGGCATCATACTGGAACTATCCTAGTGGTCATGCCTTAAAAAAAATGCATGGTATTG GTCTTCACAATGATACAGTTGAAAAATGGGTTCACATTGATACGTTTTCAGCCATGAATGGGATATCTCGCTTTTGTGAAAATGATTTCCCATGGAG GTATTCTAAAGAAGAACAAATTATCTTGCAAGAATTTCACCTGagaaatttttcttttcttataaa TGAACATCCTACGGTCAATGGATTCAAATGCATATTTACTGAAGATGGGTTCTCAAGAGTTCGCTATAAGTTTGGCTTTCCGCCTATTTTACTG AACCAGATCTGTTGCACATCCCAAGCCCCTTCCCATTCCACACATACAACACGCATCCAGCCACTCCTCCTCCCCACCACATCAACacccaaagaaaaaaagggGGAAACATTCAAGAGAGAAGAAGATCTGAATTTGCAACCCAGAATGGCACCACGGATCTGA
- the LOC130737810 gene encoding dol-P-Man:Man(7)GlcNAc(2)-PP-Dol alpha-1,6-mannosyltransferase-like isoform X2: MASNSNSNSNSKSYGYDLLLGSIAAFYTITVPYTKVEESFNVQAMHDVLYHRFNLGNYDHLEFPGVVPRTFIGAFLVSLVAAPFAFTASLLHLPKFYALLTVRMALGCIILYTLRFFRHQIRSKFGHQVEAFFVILTSVQFHFLFYCTRPLPNILALGLVNVMVLYFLLIYFVMNLAYGYWFEGRFYAALNSLIFATAVFRCDMLLLLGPLGLQLLLTKKVSVWGALKHCTGMAFFCIGLTILVDSIMWKRLLWPEFEVFWFNSVLNKSSEWGTHAFHWYFTSALPRSLLAACPLSLFGLFVDRRVRSFTFPVLAFILLYSKLPHKELRFIISSVPILNLSASIACNRIYNNKKKMIWNLLFLIMVGLLLMSLGGTITTFMASYWNYPSGHALKKMHGLHNDTVEKWVHIDTFSAMNGISRFCENDFPWRYSKEEQIILQEFHLRNFSFLINEHPTVNGFKCIFTEDGFSRVRYKFGFPPILLNQICCTSQAPSHSTHTTRIQPLLLPTTSTPKEKKGETFKREEDLNLQPRMAPRI, encoded by the exons ATGGCttccaattccaattccaattccaattccaaATCATACGGTTACGATTTGCTATTGGGATCAATCGCTGCTTTCTACACTATCACGGTGCCCTACACCAAAGTCGAAGAGAGTTTCAACGTTCAg GCAATGCATGATGTCCTTTATCACCGGTTTAACTTAGGCAAT TATGATCATCTTGAATTTCCTGGTGTGGTTCCTCGCACTTTCATTG GTGCTTTTCTTGTGTCACTTGTCGCAGCTCCGTTTGCGTTTACTGCAAGTTTGCTTCACTTGCCAAAGTTTTACGCTCTTCTCACAG TTCGGATGGCCCTAGGGTGCATCATACTATATACACTAAGATTCTTTCGTCATCAG ATAAGGAGCAAATTTGGGCATCAAGTAGAAGCCTTCTTTGTGATACTAACTTCCGTTCagtttcattttctgttttatTGTACTCGTCCGCTTCCTAACATTCTTGCTTTGGGTTTAG TCAACGTCATGGTGCTGTACTTTCTCTTGATTTATTTTGTAATGAATTTGGCATATGGATACTGGTTTGAGGGGCGCTTTTATGCAGCTCTAAACTCTCTG ATTTTTGCTACAGCTGTGTTCAGATGTGACATGCTATTACTTCTTGGTCCCCTCGGGCTACAACTTCTTCTG ACAAAAAAAGTTTCAGTATGGGGTGCTCTAAAACATTGCACTGGCATGGCCTTCTTCTGCATAG GTCTAACCATATTGGTTGATTCAATTATGTGGAAAAGGTTATTGTGGCCTGAATTTGAAGTCTTTTGGTTTAACTCTGTACTGAACAAGAGTTCTGAATGGGGA ACACATGCTTTCCATTGGTATTTCACCTCGGCACTTCCTCGTTCATTGCTTGCTGCATGCCCTCTTTCCCTG TTTGGCCTCTTTGTAGACAGAAGGGTTCGGTCTTTCACTTTCCCTGTTCTTGCCTTCATTTTGCTTTATTCTAAGCTTCCCCACAAG GAGCTTCGTTTTATTATAAGTTCAGTTCCAATACTTAACTTGTCTGCTTCAATTGCATGTAACAGAAT tTACAACAATAAGAAAAAGATGATTTGGAATTTGCTTTTCCTTATCATGGTGGGATTACTTCTTATGAG TCTTGGAGGCACCATCACAACTTTCATGGCATCATACTGGAACTATCCTAGTGGTCATGCCTTAAAAAAAATGCATG GTCTTCACAATGATACAGTTGAAAAATGGGTTCACATTGATACGTTTTCAGCCATGAATGGGATATCTCGCTTTTGTGAAAATGATTTCCCATGGAG GTATTCTAAAGAAGAACAAATTATCTTGCAAGAATTTCACCTGagaaatttttcttttcttataaa TGAACATCCTACGGTCAATGGATTCAAATGCATATTTACTGAAGATGGGTTCTCAAGAGTTCGCTATAAGTTTGGCTTTCCGCCTATTTTACTG AACCAGATCTGTTGCACATCCCAAGCCCCTTCCCATTCCACACATACAACACGCATCCAGCCACTCCTCCTCCCCACCACATCAACacccaaagaaaaaaagggGGAAACATTCAAGAGAGAAGAAGATCTGAATTTGCAACCCAGAATGGCACCACGGATCTGA
- the LOC130737810 gene encoding dol-P-Man:Man(7)GlcNAc(2)-PP-Dol alpha-1,6-mannosyltransferase-like isoform X4 translates to MALGCIILYTLRFFRHQIRSKFGHQVEAFFVILTSVQFHFLFYCTRPLPNILALGLVNVMVLYFLLIYFVMNLAYGYWFEGRFYAALNSLIFATAVFRCDMLLLLGPLGLQLLLTKKVSVWGALKHCTGMAFFCIGLTILVDSIMWKRLLWPEFEVFWFNSVLNKSSEWGTHAFHWYFTSALPRSLLAACPLSLFGLFVDRRVRSFTFPVLAFILLYSKLPHKELRFIISSVPILNLSASIACNRIYNNKKKMIWNLLFLIMVGLLLMSLGGTITTFMASYWNYPSGHALKKMHGIGLHNDTVEKWVHIDTFSAMNGISRFCENDFPWRYSKEEQIILQEFHLRNFSFLINEHPTVNGFKCIFTEDGFSRVRYKFGFPPILLNQICCTSQAPSHSTHTTRIQPLLLPTTSTPKEKKGETFKREEDLNLQPRMAPRI, encoded by the exons ATGGCCCTAGGGTGCATCATACTATATACACTAAGATTCTTTCGTCATCAG ATAAGGAGCAAATTTGGGCATCAAGTAGAAGCCTTCTTTGTGATACTAACTTCCGTTCagtttcattttctgttttatTGTACTCGTCCGCTTCCTAACATTCTTGCTTTGGGTTTAG TCAACGTCATGGTGCTGTACTTTCTCTTGATTTATTTTGTAATGAATTTGGCATATGGATACTGGTTTGAGGGGCGCTTTTATGCAGCTCTAAACTCTCTG ATTTTTGCTACAGCTGTGTTCAGATGTGACATGCTATTACTTCTTGGTCCCCTCGGGCTACAACTTCTTCTG ACAAAAAAAGTTTCAGTATGGGGTGCTCTAAAACATTGCACTGGCATGGCCTTCTTCTGCATAG GTCTAACCATATTGGTTGATTCAATTATGTGGAAAAGGTTATTGTGGCCTGAATTTGAAGTCTTTTGGTTTAACTCTGTACTGAACAAGAGTTCTGAATGGGGA ACACATGCTTTCCATTGGTATTTCACCTCGGCACTTCCTCGTTCATTGCTTGCTGCATGCCCTCTTTCCCTG TTTGGCCTCTTTGTAGACAGAAGGGTTCGGTCTTTCACTTTCCCTGTTCTTGCCTTCATTTTGCTTTATTCTAAGCTTCCCCACAAG GAGCTTCGTTTTATTATAAGTTCAGTTCCAATACTTAACTTGTCTGCTTCAATTGCATGTAACAGAAT tTACAACAATAAGAAAAAGATGATTTGGAATTTGCTTTTCCTTATCATGGTGGGATTACTTCTTATGAG TCTTGGAGGCACCATCACAACTTTCATGGCATCATACTGGAACTATCCTAGTGGTCATGCCTTAAAAAAAATGCATGGTATTG GTCTTCACAATGATACAGTTGAAAAATGGGTTCACATTGATACGTTTTCAGCCATGAATGGGATATCTCGCTTTTGTGAAAATGATTTCCCATGGAG GTATTCTAAAGAAGAACAAATTATCTTGCAAGAATTTCACCTGagaaatttttcttttcttataaa TGAACATCCTACGGTCAATGGATTCAAATGCATATTTACTGAAGATGGGTTCTCAAGAGTTCGCTATAAGTTTGGCTTTCCGCCTATTTTACTG AACCAGATCTGTTGCACATCCCAAGCCCCTTCCCATTCCACACATACAACACGCATCCAGCCACTCCTCCTCCCCACCACATCAACacccaaagaaaaaaagggGGAAACATTCAAGAGAGAAGAAGATCTGAATTTGCAACCCAGAATGGCACCACGGATCTGA